The DNA window CCGGCTCCCCAGCCTTGGTTCTGGCAAACGTCTTGCACGGCCTGGGCCAAACGCGGATCGTTCGCCAGGGCCAGATAGTCGTTGGCGCCAAAGTTGATGCAGGTACGGCCGGCGACCTGGACGCGGTCCGCCGTTTGCGGAGTCGTACGCTCCACCAGCCGCCGTTGCAGGTTTTGGGCTGCAAGGTTCGCAAGCGCAGGATCGATCCAGTCCAGCGGGTCGTACGGCACAGGCGTCTACCCGGATTTCTATCCTGGGGAGGGAAGGGAAAACACGGCGAACGGAACGCCAGTGTACCCAGGCGCCAGGAGGAATCCCACCAGCCGTCGAGCAACGCCGGACAGTCGACTTTCACTAGTTGAAAGAACGCGATCTTTCGCGGAGCGAAAGTCGACTTTCTGCGCCTGCTTTTTCGCAAAACGATCAAACCAAAATCGACGGCAATTACCCTGTCGCTTTGCCTGCTAATGACCGCTCGCCCCGGTCGACCGTCTTTCGCGAGGCGAAAGACGGAGCATCCTGGGGCATGGAACAACAGGTACGATGGCAAGCAGTCGCTGTGGCGAGCCGGCTTAGATCACGCCGCCATGGACGCGGAAGGGCGTCATGTGGTCAGGCTGATCGAGGAACCAGATGCGTTCCCATTCGTTCAGGAAGCTGCGCAGATCTTCCGAGGTGAAGATCAACTGGCGGGTACGGCGAACCGGATCGCCCGAGTAAATCGGCAGGAAGCACCCCGTATTCGTCGTCAAGACGATACCCAGCAGCAGGGCGATTAGCATTCGACGCATGATACTCCTCCGTGAGTTTCGTCGAGGCTGCAGAAAAGCGGCCATTTCTACGACGAATTGATGAGTGCAATCCTTGGGGTAGCTTCAGCTTGCAAGCCCTGGCGACCGTTCAGGCGCCCGGACTAGGTTCGTTCTCTTCAAAGGTTCGCGGTCCTTCGTTTCCTTCCGAAGTCGGGGGCAAGCCCGATAAACCGCTACCTGGTTGATTTGGATGGTGGTTGGCGTCGCCGCTGGGAGGCGATGCCGGCGGAACCTGGGGCCCCGGGTTTTCGGCCGCGCGGGCTGCGTCGGTCGATCCTGCCGGGGAGCTGGTCGGTTCCGTTTTCGGTGGTTCTCGTTGTTCTTCCTGGGTGCGTCGTTCGGCCGCCTGGGCGGCTTCGGACTCTTCAAGTTGCCGCACGCGTTCTTCCATCGTTTTGCCCGGCTTGAAGGTTACGACGTACTTTTCAGCCACGTCGACACGTTCACCGGTGCGAGGATTTCGCGCTTTACGGGCGGCTCGCTTTTTGACTTCAAACACCCCGAAATTTCGTAACTCAATGCGACGCTCTTCTACCAAGGCTTCGATAATCGCGTCGAACGTCAGCTGAACGATCTCTTTCGTTTTCAGTTGCGTTAAACCGATTTCCTCTGAAATCGTTTTGACGATCTCTTTTTTGGTCACGACTTGAATTCCTGTGGCTAAGGGGCGAACGAAGGGTCGTCACCGAGCTCCGACATCGTTCCAAGTGTAAATACCACAAGCATTAAAGTCAAGCAAACTGAGTCGCAAGGACGTTGGGTCCTCAGGGCAAATGCCCCCTGGTCGCAGGGAACGCTGCGGCCAGTTGATTCCCCTAAACTTCTACCAGAAAGGAACTTACAGTGATTTTCACCCGCACGATCCGGGCTGCAAGCCGTAACTCCAGGAATCTCAAGGAGTAACGTCTAGACAGCCAACAGCCGAACCCAAGTCCAGCCGCCTGTTAGTAAGTGATATCGTCGTTGTAATCGCTAGACTTCAACTGAAACAGAAAATCGTCAAAGTTTTCCACCCCTCGTGCTGCGTCAAAACGAGGAATCAGGGCGGGGCCGCAGTGGATTTGGCCTCAGATCCGTTCGGCATCGCTAAAGAAAAGCACTTGTGGCCAGGTCCACTTCCC is part of the Lignipirellula cremea genome and encodes:
- a CDS encoding HU family DNA-binding protein translates to MTKKEIVKTISEEIGLTQLKTKEIVQLTFDAIIEALVEERRIELRNFGVFEVKKRAARKARNPRTGERVDVAEKYVVTFKPGKTMEERVRQLEESEAAQAAERRTQEEQREPPKTEPTSSPAGSTDAARAAENPGPQVPPASPPSGDANHHPNQPGSGLSGLPPTSEGNEGPRTFEENEPSPGA